A region of Mesorhizobium sp. M3A.F.Ca.ET.080.04.2.1 DNA encodes the following proteins:
- a CDS encoding nitroreductase → MLENNARIAKDAAIVDEAITSRRSVRAFLPDMVDDGTIRDILSVASRAPSGTNMQPWRVYVTKGEVKQRISDAILNSGIRAEKVEWDEYRYYPDQFFEPYLTRRRANGFGLYGALGIGRREVDRMRAQHDRNFVFFDAPIGMIFTVDRRLNKGSWIDYGMFLQNIMVAARGRGLHTCPQAAFAPYHRQIRPVLNIPDEEIVVCGMALGYEDKSKPENEFRTDRAPLEEWVTFTE, encoded by the coding sequence ATGCTGGAGAACAACGCTCGGATTGCCAAAGATGCGGCGATCGTCGACGAGGCGATCACGTCGCGCCGCTCTGTGCGCGCTTTCCTGCCGGACATGGTCGACGACGGCACAATCCGCGATATCCTTTCCGTCGCTTCGCGCGCGCCGTCTGGGACCAACATGCAGCCGTGGCGCGTCTATGTGACCAAGGGCGAGGTCAAGCAGCGCATCAGCGACGCCATTCTCAATTCCGGCATCCGCGCCGAGAAGGTGGAGTGGGACGAATACCGCTATTATCCCGACCAGTTCTTCGAGCCATATCTGACGCGTCGCCGCGCCAATGGTTTCGGCCTCTATGGCGCGCTCGGCATCGGCCGGCGCGAGGTGGACAGGATGCGGGCTCAGCACGACCGCAACTTCGTCTTCTTCGATGCGCCGATCGGCATGATCTTCACGGTCGACCGGCGGCTGAACAAGGGTTCGTGGATCGACTACGGCATGTTCCTGCAGAACATCATGGTCGCAGCGCGGGGCAGGGGCCTGCATACGTGCCCGCAGGCCGCATTTGCTCCCTATCATCGCCAAATCCGGCCGGTGCTCAACATTCCCGACGAGGAGATCGTCGTCTGCGGCATGGCGCTGGGCTACGAGGACAAATCCAAGCCCGAGAATGAATTCCGCACCGACCGCGCCCCACTCGAGGAATGGGTGACGTTCACGGAATAG
- a CDS encoding MFS transporter produces the protein MTAETTATATTRFAPAGEMSILLPATVACSVFMTSLDQNVVVTALPGIGESLDRPASQLGLLITVYVASLIATMPLGGWLADRFGLRNVYCFALLVFAGASALCGVSENIWMLVGSRALQGFGGALMGTLGQVVILSSFPRDRTLKINMYISLAGQSGPLVGPLVGGALTTYVSWRWIFYINIPIALTAALLAASLFPSTTKPARTPFDFPGFLLVGSGMGLLVFGMDSLAAKDVAGSIVGAELGLAIAILTVAAFYCLRARNPLLDLNLLRIRTFRISFLTGGGLDTIGLSSVVFLLPLMFQLGFGMSAVEAGSLTFVAAIGSLLMRFFMPRILNRFGFKRVLVTNTPIVAGLVAGFALMQASLPAWVVLAYIFTFGAFRSVQWASTGNLSYSDIAPEQLARFSALYYILWQLAVALSVGLAAALLSLLAGSGHASVNDFRILFVIEGLITLCALSAYLRLTPQDGAHVSGHAAHINAE, from the coding sequence ATGACCGCAGAGACCACGGCGACAGCCACCACCCGCTTTGCTCCGGCGGGCGAGATGTCGATCCTGTTGCCGGCAACCGTCGCCTGCAGCGTTTTCATGACCAGCCTCGATCAGAATGTCGTGGTGACCGCTCTCCCCGGCATCGGAGAGAGTCTCGATCGGCCGGCAAGCCAGCTCGGTCTCCTGATCACCGTCTATGTCGCGAGCCTCATTGCCACAATGCCGCTGGGCGGCTGGTTGGCCGACCGTTTCGGCCTACGCAACGTCTATTGCTTTGCGCTGCTGGTCTTCGCCGGAGCTTCGGCGCTGTGCGGCGTGTCGGAAAACATCTGGATGCTTGTCGGCTCGCGCGCGCTGCAGGGTTTTGGCGGCGCGCTGATGGGCACCCTCGGGCAGGTCGTGATCCTGTCGAGCTTCCCGCGCGACCGAACGCTCAAGATCAACATGTACATCTCGCTCGCTGGCCAATCGGGGCCGCTGGTCGGGCCGTTGGTCGGCGGCGCGCTCACCACTTACGTCTCCTGGCGCTGGATCTTCTATATCAACATACCGATCGCGCTGACGGCAGCGTTGCTCGCCGCTTCGCTGTTTCCCTCGACCACAAAGCCGGCCCGCACGCCATTCGATTTTCCGGGCTTCCTGCTCGTCGGCAGCGGCATGGGATTGCTCGTCTTCGGCATGGATTCGCTCGCGGCCAAGGATGTCGCCGGCAGCATTGTCGGCGCCGAGCTCGGACTGGCGATCGCCATCCTGACCGTCGCCGCCTTCTATTGCCTGCGTGCCCGCAACCCGTTGCTCGACCTCAACCTGCTGCGCATCCGCACCTTCCGCATCAGCTTTCTCACCGGCGGCGGGCTCGACACGATCGGCCTGAGCTCCGTCGTCTTCCTGCTGCCCCTGATGTTCCAACTCGGCTTCGGGATGAGCGCCGTGGAGGCAGGATCACTGACCTTTGTCGCGGCGATCGGATCGCTGCTGATGCGCTTCTTCATGCCCCGCATCCTCAATCGCTTCGGCTTCAAGCGGGTGCTGGTCACCAACACGCCCATCGTCGCCGGCCTGGTCGCGGGCTTCGCCTTGATGCAAGCAAGCCTGCCGGCCTGGGTCGTGCTCGCCTACATCTTCACCTTCGGCGCCTTCCGCTCGGTGCAATGGGCATCGACCGGCAACCTGTCCTATTCCGACATAGCGCCGGAGCAGCTCGCCCGGTTCAGCGCGCTCTATTACATCCTGTGGCAGCTGGCAGTGGCGCTCAGCGTCGGCCTCGCGGCGGCGCTGCTGTCGCTTCTCGCCGGCAGCGGTCATGCCAGCGTCAACGACTTCCGCATCCTGTTCGTCATCGAAGGCTTGATCACGCTTTGCGCGCTATCGGCCTATCTCAGGCTCACGCCTCAGGACGGCGCCCATGTCAGTGGCCATGCCGCGCATATCAACGCTGAGTAG
- a CDS encoding sarcosine oxidase subunit gamma, which translates to MPERLSPLEPVYHPGSHGNFEHGVDVILSETRPGSILQLAAWPGQEKRLMSAIYKVTGLALPDAAGGGISNGAKSAFGFAPGRFTVVDEAEGLASAFTGVVTPLVGTLTDLSHGRTAIRVAGPKAEWVLAKFFAIDFALPAFPMGAGRSTNHHDVFVQIQRSGSDQFDIYVFRSFARSFWKALCHASEEVGYEVQ; encoded by the coding sequence CTGCCCGAACGCCTGTCGCCGCTTGAGCCGGTCTATCACCCGGGATCGCACGGCAATTTCGAACATGGTGTCGACGTCATTCTGTCGGAGACGCGGCCGGGCTCGATCCTGCAGCTTGCCGCATGGCCCGGTCAAGAAAAGCGTCTGATGTCCGCCATATACAAGGTTACCGGCCTTGCGCTGCCGGATGCCGCAGGCGGCGGTATCTCTAACGGAGCCAAGTCGGCATTCGGCTTCGCGCCGGGCAGGTTCACGGTGGTCGACGAAGCCGAGGGGCTGGCCTCCGCCTTCACAGGTGTCGTCACGCCTTTGGTCGGCACGCTCACCGACCTGTCGCATGGCCGCACGGCGATCCGCGTCGCCGGTCCGAAGGCCGAATGGGTGCTGGCGAAATTCTTCGCCATCGACTTCGCGCTGCCTGCCTTCCCGATGGGCGCCGGACGCTCGACCAACCATCACGACGTTTTCGTCCAGATCCAGCGCAGCGGCTCCGATCAGTTCGACATCTACGTCTTCCGCTCTTTCGCGCGCTCATTCTGGAAGGCCTTATGCCATGCCAGCGAGGAAGTCGGCTACGAGGTGCAGTAG
- a CDS encoding sarcosine oxidase subunit alpha, with protein sequence MSPRRTETGGRIDRLRTIRFTFDGAPYTGHAGDTLASALLANGVTLFGRSFKYHRPRGLLAAGVEEPNALVTVLRGEVREPNIPATMVEIYDGLVAVSQNRFPSLAWDINAINQLGGKLLSAGFYYKTFMGPVIGPLKGTRFWMFCEHFIRRSAGLGKAGTAPDPSRYERMNAFCDVLVVGSGPAGLMAAKAAADQGARVILAELEARFGGSANWSGETIEAAPAADWAQRIVGQLEGNDNVRLLPRTTVWGYYDGNTLAALERVTDHKEVPAKGEPRQRYWAIRAKTVVLATGSFERPLVFPGNDRPGVMLAHAAERYVNEFGVLPGQRIALFTNNDSAYRSAVALKKAGAAAVAIIDVRSEIANDMRRLASEAEAELLAGHAVVATEGGKVLTGLKVRRFDTMSGALSGDERSIHADCLAMSGGWSPTIHLASQAGARAEWDSARQAFLPPQPTQRWIGAGAFTGSFSTAQAIAEGRAAGLSAAGGTASLASLPLVEPAPGDPDPAPVFEIKAKGKAFVDFQHDVTAEDVRLAHREGFVSVEHLKRYTTLGMATDQGKNSNVPGLAIMAEALGKPIPEVGTTRFRPPYTAVSIGSLAAERFGDLKPERLTAMHDWHIDNGATMYAAGLWYRPMIYGLAGETVEQAYVREAKATRESAGIVDVSTLGKIAVQGPDAAEFLDRVYTNVFSTLAVGKARYGLMLREDGLAFDDGTTWRLGEQDFLMTTTTANAGKVMQHLEYFLDVIWPELKVTVTSVTDEWAGAAIGGPKARAILAACISGTAVDNAALPFMGIVHGRIAGVPVMICRLSFSGEMAFEVYCGAGYGTHVWEALIEAGKPFGLVTYGLEALGTMRIEKGHVTGAEIDGRTTARDLHLDWMLSKKKPFIGSAMMDREGLIASDRLQLVGLISLDNRPFNGGAHIVEELDEADPHDSIGHITACCYSPALGKYIALALIKDGKARHGTRAFVSDPLRNRFGPIEIVSNHFYDPDGSRMHG encoded by the coding sequence GTGAGCCCGCGGCGCACCGAAACCGGTGGCCGCATCGACCGGCTGCGCACCATCCGCTTCACCTTCGATGGCGCGCCCTATACCGGGCACGCCGGCGACACGCTGGCTTCCGCGCTGCTCGCCAATGGCGTCACGCTGTTCGGCCGCTCCTTCAAGTACCACCGCCCGCGCGGCCTGCTCGCCGCCGGCGTCGAGGAGCCGAACGCGCTGGTGACGGTGCTGCGCGGCGAGGTGCGCGAGCCAAACATCCCGGCCACCATGGTCGAGATCTATGACGGGCTGGTGGCCGTAAGCCAGAACCGCTTTCCCTCGCTCGCCTGGGATATCAACGCCATCAACCAGCTCGGCGGCAAGCTCCTGTCGGCGGGCTTCTACTACAAGACCTTCATGGGGCCGGTGATCGGCCCGCTCAAGGGCACGCGCTTCTGGATGTTCTGCGAGCACTTCATCCGCCGTTCCGCCGGCCTCGGCAAGGCCGGTACTGCGCCCGATCCATCGCGCTACGAGCGCATGAACGCCTTCTGCGACGTGCTGGTGGTCGGCTCCGGTCCAGCCGGACTGATGGCGGCGAAGGCCGCGGCAGACCAGGGCGCGCGGGTGATCCTCGCCGAACTCGAAGCGCGTTTCGGCGGCTCCGCCAATTGGTCTGGCGAGACGATCGAAGCTGCGCCGGCCGCCGACTGGGCGCAGCGCATCGTTGGCCAGCTGGAGGGCAACGACAATGTGCGCCTGCTGCCGCGCACGACGGTCTGGGGCTATTACGACGGCAACACGCTTGCCGCGCTTGAACGAGTGACGGACCACAAGGAGGTCCCGGCCAAGGGTGAGCCGCGCCAGCGCTACTGGGCGATCCGCGCCAAGACGGTGGTTCTCGCCACCGGCTCCTTCGAGCGGCCTTTGGTATTTCCCGGCAACGACCGTCCGGGCGTCATGCTTGCCCATGCTGCCGAACGCTACGTCAATGAATTTGGCGTGCTGCCCGGCCAGCGCATTGCGCTGTTCACCAACAATGACAGCGCCTATCGCTCTGCCGTTGCGCTGAAGAAGGCGGGTGCCGCCGCCGTCGCCATCATCGACGTCCGAAGCGAGATTGCGAACGACATGCGCAGGTTGGCCAGCGAAGCCGAGGCCGAACTGCTGGCCGGCCATGCCGTGGTCGCGACCGAAGGCGGCAAAGTCCTGACGGGTCTCAAGGTGCGGCGCTTCGACACGATGAGCGGTGCGCTCAGCGGCGACGAGCGCAGCATCCATGCAGACTGCCTGGCTATGTCGGGCGGCTGGTCGCCGACCATCCATCTCGCCAGCCAGGCCGGCGCGAGAGCCGAGTGGGATTCGGCGCGGCAGGCCTTCCTGCCGCCGCAGCCGACGCAGCGCTGGATCGGCGCCGGCGCCTTTACCGGCAGCTTCTCGACGGCGCAAGCCATTGCCGAGGGCCGTGCCGCTGGCCTGTCTGCGGCCGGCGGAACGGCCTCGCTTGCTTCCCTGCCACTCGTCGAGCCCGCTCCCGGTGATCCTGATCCGGCGCCGGTGTTCGAGATCAAAGCCAAGGGCAAAGCCTTCGTCGACTTCCAGCACGACGTGACCGCCGAGGACGTGCGGCTGGCGCATCGCGAGGGCTTCGTGTCCGTCGAGCACCTGAAGCGCTATACCACGCTCGGCATGGCGACCGACCAGGGCAAGAATTCCAACGTGCCGGGCCTCGCCATCATGGCCGAGGCGCTCGGAAAGCCGATCCCGGAAGTCGGCACGACACGCTTCCGTCCGCCCTACACCGCCGTCTCGATCGGTTCGCTGGCGGCCGAGCGCTTCGGTGACTTGAAGCCGGAACGGCTGACGGCGATGCATGACTGGCACATCGACAACGGGGCGACCATGTATGCGGCCGGGCTGTGGTATCGTCCGATGATCTATGGCCTTGCCGGCGAGACGGTCGAGCAGGCGTATGTGCGCGAAGCCAAGGCTACGCGCGAGAGCGCCGGCATCGTCGACGTGTCGACGCTCGGCAAGATCGCCGTGCAGGGCCCGGATGCCGCCGAATTCCTCGACCGGGTCTATACCAACGTGTTCTCCACGCTGGCGGTCGGCAAGGCCCGCTACGGCCTGATGCTGCGCGAGGACGGTCTTGCCTTCGACGACGGCACCACTTGGCGGCTCGGCGAACAGGACTTCCTGATGACCACCACCACTGCCAATGCCGGCAAGGTGATGCAGCATCTGGAGTATTTTCTCGACGTCATCTGGCCCGAACTCAAGGTCACAGTCACCTCCGTCACCGACGAATGGGCGGGCGCCGCAATCGGCGGGCCGAAGGCCAGGGCGATCCTCGCCGCCTGTATTAGCGGCACCGCCGTCGACAACGCGGCCCTTCCGTTCATGGGCATCGTCCACGGCCGAATCGCCGGGGTGCCGGTGATGATCTGCCGCCTCTCCTTCTCCGGCGAAATGGCGTTCGAGGTCTATTGCGGCGCCGGCTATGGCACGCATGTGTGGGAGGCTCTGATCGAGGCCGGCAAACCGTTCGGCCTGGTCACCTACGGGCTCGAGGCGCTGGGCACGATGCGCATCGAGAAGGGCCATGTCACTGGCGCCGAGATCGACGGCCGCACCACGGCACGCGACCTGCATCTCGACTGGATGCTGTCGAAGAAGAAGCCGTTCATCGGCTCGGCCATGATGGACCGTGAGGGCCTCATCGCGTCCGATCGGTTGCAGCTCGTCGGCCTGATTTCTCTCGACAACCGGCCCTTCAACGGCGGCGCGCATATCGTCGAGGAGTTGGACGAAGCCGACCCGCACGATTCGATCGGCCACATAACCGCCTGCTGCTATTCGCCGGCGCTCGGCAAATACATTGCGCTCGCCTTGATCAAGGACGGCAAGGCGCGCCACGGCACGCGCGCCTTCGTTTCCGATCCGCTGCGCAACCGGTTCGGGCCGATCGAGATCGTCTCCAATCATTTCTACGATCCCGATGGGAGCCGCATGCATGGTTGA
- a CDS encoding sarcosine oxidase subunit delta, with the protein MLITCPYCGPRDVIEFTYQGDGNRERPQPASQDLDAWNAYVYDRLNPAGDHNEIWQHSGGCRAHLRVVRNTLTHEILSTAFARGGHKSAGHKTEGRS; encoded by the coding sequence ATGCTCATCACCTGCCCCTATTGCGGCCCGCGCGACGTCATCGAATTCACCTATCAGGGCGACGGCAACCGCGAGCGGCCGCAGCCGGCCTCGCAGGACCTCGACGCCTGGAACGCCTATGTCTACGACCGGCTGAACCCGGCCGGCGACCACAATGAGATCTGGCAGCATTCCGGCGGCTGCCGCGCCCATCTGCGGGTCGTGCGCAACACCCTCACCCACGAGATCCTGAGCACGGCTTTCGCCCGTGGCGGACACAAGTCCGCGGGCCACAAGACCGAGGGCCGCTCGTGA
- a CDS encoding sarcosine oxidase subunit beta: MAEYSAFSLLKNALTGNQDWKPAWRKPDPKASYDVIVIGGGGHGLSTAYYLAKEHGITNVAVLEKGWLGSGNVGRNTTAVRSNYLLPQNTRFYEHSMKMWENLSHDLNYNVMFSQRGCLNLAHTPAQLDDYARRGNAMRHLGVDAELMSVGQIKRLVPALDVSGSARFPILGGLMQPRAGTARHDAVAWGYARGADRRGVDIVENCEVTGFLRDGDRVTGVMTSRGEIRAKKVALAVAGSTGRVMQLAGISHMPIESYVLQAFVSESVKPIIDTVLTFGMGHFYISQSDKGGLVYGGDLDGYNSYAQRGSLPIVDEVMSEMLALFPGLARVRMLRSWGGVCDMTMDGSPIITTGPVPGMYLNCGWCYGGFKATPASGWCFAWTIAKDEPHEFNAPFTLDRFYRGLIIDDKGQGATPRLH; encoded by the coding sequence ATGGCGGAATATTCAGCCTTTTCGCTGCTCAAGAACGCGCTGACCGGGAACCAGGATTGGAAACCCGCATGGCGCAAGCCCGACCCCAAGGCATCCTATGACGTGATCGTTATCGGCGGTGGCGGGCATGGCCTGTCCACGGCCTACTATCTCGCCAAGGAGCACGGCATCACCAATGTCGCGGTGCTGGAAAAGGGTTGGCTGGGTTCGGGCAATGTCGGCCGCAACACCACCGCCGTGCGCTCCAACTATCTGCTGCCGCAGAACACCCGCTTCTACGAACACTCGATGAAGATGTGGGAAAACCTGTCGCACGACCTCAACTACAACGTCATGTTCTCGCAGCGCGGCTGCCTCAACCTCGCACACACGCCGGCCCAGCTCGACGACTATGCCCGGCGCGGCAATGCCATGCGCCACCTCGGCGTCGACGCCGAACTGATGAGCGTCGGCCAGATCAAGCGGCTGGTCCCGGCTCTGGACGTGTCGGGCTCGGCGCGTTTTCCGATCCTTGGCGGGCTGATGCAGCCGCGCGCGGGCACCGCGCGCCACGACGCCGTCGCCTGGGGCTATGCACGCGGTGCCGACCGCCGCGGTGTCGACATCGTCGAGAACTGCGAGGTTACGGGCTTCCTGCGCGACGGTGACCGCGTCACCGGCGTGATGACCAGCCGCGGCGAGATCCGCGCCAAGAAGGTGGCGCTCGCGGTCGCCGGCAGCACAGGGCGCGTCATGCAACTCGCCGGAATTTCCCACATGCCGATCGAGAGTTATGTGCTGCAGGCCTTCGTCTCGGAATCGGTGAAGCCGATCATCGACACCGTGCTCACCTTCGGCATGGGCCATTTCTACATCTCGCAGTCCGACAAGGGCGGCCTGGTCTATGGCGGCGACCTGGACGGCTACAACAGCTATGCGCAGCGCGGCAGCTTGCCCATCGTCGACGAAGTGATGAGCGAGATGCTGGCGCTGTTTCCCGGCCTTGCCCGAGTACGCATGCTGCGCTCCTGGGGCGGGGTCTGCGACATGACGATGGATGGCTCGCCGATCATCACCACCGGTCCGGTGCCCGGCATGTATCTCAATTGCGGCTGGTGCTATGGCGGCTTCAAGGCCACCCCGGCCTCTGGCTGGTGCTTCGCCTGGACCATCGCCAAGGATGAGCCGCACGAGTTCAACGCGCCCTTCACACTCGATCGCTTCTATCGCGGCCTGATCATCGACGACAAAGGCCAGGGCGCGACGCCGCGGCTGCACTAG
- a CDS encoding UbiA family prenyltransferase, protein MDARSERNAIPLAVDLDGTLIATDLLWEGLFILIKKNPLYLLLLPIWLTGGPARLKQEIAARTDIDAASLPYRRELLERLLTEHGEGRRIVLATGTPRKFAEAIASHLGIFDRVLATDGPHNMTSGRKCASLIAAYGDGGFDYAGNSRHDLKVFDAARRAIVVAPDRSAQRWQAAHGAETVPTPRPTAKTFVKMLRVHQWLKNALIAVPMVLSHEYFNVSMIWDCVLAFVSFSAVASAIYIVNDFFDLALDRKHPTKRNRPFASGALSIPFGLGAIGVLLAIGIVAGWLLPIEFLGVLGGYMVVTTAYSLSFKRMLLVDVLTLAGLYTIRVLAGAAATGVDVSFWLLAFSIFFFLSLALVKRFVELRTTAIPPGERIAGRGYRTEDQEIVAQAGMASAFSSALVLALYMDSVAVRELYPHPWLMWPLAPIVLYLTMRVWILARRDEMHDDPVVFIIRDWRSQIVVLFGASLLVAGGWGW, encoded by the coding sequence ATGGACGCGAGGTCGGAAAGGAACGCAATACCGCTTGCGGTCGATCTCGACGGCACGCTGATTGCAACGGACCTTCTCTGGGAAGGTCTCTTCATACTTATCAAGAAGAATCCGCTCTATCTTCTGCTGCTGCCGATCTGGCTGACCGGGGGGCCGGCAAGGCTGAAGCAGGAGATCGCTGCCCGCACCGATATCGACGCCGCCTCGCTGCCCTATCGCCGTGAGCTGCTGGAGCGCCTGCTCACCGAGCATGGCGAAGGCCGCAGGATCGTGCTGGCGACGGGAACGCCACGCAAATTCGCTGAAGCGATCGCCTCTCATCTCGGCATCTTCGATCGCGTGCTGGCGACGGATGGTCCGCACAACATGACCTCGGGCAGGAAGTGCGCTTCACTGATTGCGGCCTATGGCGATGGCGGCTTCGACTATGCCGGGAACAGCCGCCACGATCTCAAGGTGTTCGACGCAGCGCGCCGCGCCATCGTCGTGGCCCCGGACCGCAGCGCCCAGCGATGGCAGGCGGCGCATGGCGCCGAGACGGTGCCGACGCCGAGGCCGACTGCGAAGACCTTCGTCAAGATGCTGCGCGTGCATCAGTGGCTGAAGAACGCGCTGATCGCGGTGCCGATGGTGCTTTCGCATGAATATTTCAACGTCAGCATGATCTGGGATTGCGTGCTGGCGTTCGTGTCGTTCAGCGCCGTTGCGTCCGCGATCTATATCGTCAACGATTTCTTCGACCTCGCGCTCGACCGCAAGCACCCCACCAAGCGCAACCGGCCATTCGCCAGCGGCGCGCTGTCGATCCCGTTCGGCCTTGGCGCCATAGGCGTGCTGCTCGCGATCGGTATCGTGGCCGGCTGGCTGCTGCCGATCGAATTCCTCGGGGTGCTCGGCGGTTATATGGTCGTCACCACCGCCTATTCGCTGTCGTTCAAGAGAATGCTGCTGGTCGACGTGCTGACGCTCGCGGGCCTGTATACGATCCGCGTGCTTGCGGGTGCCGCGGCGACCGGCGTCGACGTCTCCTTCTGGCTGCTGGCATTTTCGATCTTCTTCTTCCTGTCGCTGGCGCTGGTGAAGCGCTTCGTCGAACTACGCACCACGGCCATTCCGCCGGGGGAGCGCATCGCTGGCCGCGGTTACCGCACGGAGGACCAGGAGATCGTTGCCCAGGCCGGCATGGCTTCCGCCTTCTCCTCGGCGCTGGTGCTGGCGCTTTACATGGACAGCGTGGCGGTGCGCGAACTCTATCCGCACCCGTGGCTGATGTGGCCGCTGGCGCCGATCGTGCTCTATCTCACCATGCGCGTCTGGATTCTCGCCCGCCGCGACGAGATGCATGACGATCCCGTCGTCTTCATCATCCGGGACTGGCGCAGCCAGATCGTCGTGCTGTTCGGCGCGAGCCTTCTGGTCGCCGGCGGCTGGGGCTGGTGA
- a CDS encoding FAD-binding oxidoreductase, which translates to MAAEHFGSFGRATPSAPRAIPANEAIALLKSGAAEPGSLLGYGNGRSYGDSCQNHAGAVVDMRPLNRIRSFNAETGIIEADAGVLLCEIIAHAAPYGFFPAVVPGTQFVTLGGAIANDVHGKNHHRRGTFGCHVESLTLLRSDGRTYCCSHTDNAPLFRATVGGMGLTGVILSASIRLMRVPSLDIVEKATPFRNLGEFFELAEAADQANEYVVAWIDQLAGGHGRGRGLLLTGNHAEHGSHAASRAGSRLAVPVQPPFNVLNRTSLTLFNAAYRWRKGRSSTPRQAGYQSFFFPLDGVRGWNRLYGPRGLFQHQSVVPEANARSAVRALLEATRRAGQSSFLTVLKRFGDVRSPGLLSFPRPGYTLTLDFPNRGERTLRLLAELDRVTVAAGGAVNPYKDARMSAEAFAASFPEWQRLETLRDPGFMSSFWARTAKKLDVSQAAAQAAE; encoded by the coding sequence ATGGCCGCTGAGCATTTCGGCAGCTTCGGACGGGCGACGCCGTCGGCACCGCGCGCGATTCCCGCCAACGAGGCGATCGCGCTGTTGAAGAGCGGCGCGGCCGAGCCGGGCTCGCTGCTTGGCTATGGCAACGGCCGCTCCTATGGCGACAGCTGCCAGAATCATGCCGGCGCAGTGGTCGACATGCGGCCGCTGAACCGTATTCGCTCCTTCAACGCCGAGACCGGCATCATCGAGGCCGATGCAGGGGTGCTGCTGTGCGAGATTATCGCCCACGCCGCGCCCTACGGCTTCTTTCCGGCCGTGGTCCCCGGCACCCAGTTCGTCACGCTGGGCGGCGCGATCGCAAATGATGTCCATGGCAAGAACCACCATCGGCGCGGCACGTTCGGCTGCCATGTCGAAAGCCTGACGCTGCTCAGGTCCGACGGGCGGACCTATTGCTGCTCCCATACGGACAATGCCCCTCTGTTCCGGGCGACGGTCGGCGGCATGGGGCTCACCGGGGTGATCCTGTCGGCATCGATCCGATTGATGCGGGTGCCCTCACTCGACATCGTCGAGAAGGCGACGCCGTTCCGCAATCTCGGCGAATTCTTCGAGCTTGCCGAAGCGGCAGACCAGGCCAACGAATATGTGGTCGCCTGGATCGACCAGCTTGCCGGCGGCCATGGGCGCGGGCGCGGCCTGCTGTTGACCGGCAACCATGCCGAGCACGGCTCGCATGCCGCTTCGCGGGCAGGCAGCCGCCTTGCAGTGCCGGTGCAGCCGCCGTTCAATGTTCTCAACCGCACGTCCCTGACCTTGTTCAATGCAGCCTATCGATGGAGGAAGGGGCGGTCCTCGACGCCGCGCCAAGCCGGCTACCAAAGCTTTTTCTTCCCGCTTGACGGTGTTCGCGGCTGGAACCGGCTCTATGGGCCGCGCGGCCTGTTCCAGCACCAGAGCGTCGTGCCCGAAGCGAACGCGCGCAGCGCGGTTCGCGCCTTGCTCGAAGCAACGCGGCGAGCCGGGCAGAGCTCCTTCCTCACTGTGCTCAAGCGCTTTGGCGACGTTCGCTCGCCGGGACTGCTGTCATTTCCGAGACCGGGCTACACACTGACGCTGGATTTTCCGAACAGGGGCGAAAGGACGCTGCGGCTGCTCGCGGAACTGGACCGCGTCACAGTCGCGGCGGGCGGAGCCGTCAATCCCTACAAGGATGCACGCATGAGCGCCGAGGCCTTCGCCGCCTCCTTCCCGGAATGGCAGCGGCTGGAGACGCTTCGGGACCCGGGCTTCATGTCGAGCTTCTGGGCTCGGACGGCAAAGAAACTGGATGTGAGCCAAGCGGCAGCGCAAGCCGCAGAATAG
- a CDS encoding EamA family transporter — MKYIVFILFTVMTNAAAQLMLKQGMMSLGPISFEGVNPLFKLLQIVFSPWIFLGLCTFVISMASHLYVLSKVELSFAYPFLSLAYVAVAVFAYFVFREDLNAWRIAGIACICVGTVLIAQSGRDLGGRGHEHQTASIIPDQIGTNEIVR, encoded by the coding sequence ATGAAATACATAGTCTTTATTCTGTTCACGGTCATGACGAATGCCGCGGCGCAGCTGATGCTGAAGCAAGGCATGATGTCGCTGGGACCGATCTCGTTCGAGGGCGTCAATCCGCTCTTCAAGCTGCTGCAGATCGTCTTCAGTCCGTGGATTTTCCTCGGCCTCTGCACCTTCGTCATCTCGATGGCGTCGCATCTCTATGTATTGTCGAAGGTCGAGCTCAGCTTTGCCTATCCCTTCCTCAGCCTTGCCTATGTCGCCGTGGCGGTCTTCGCCTATTTCGTGTTCCGCGAAGACCTCAATGCCTGGCGCATCGCCGGCATCGCCTGCATCTGCGTCGGCACCGTGCTGATCGCGCAGAGCGGTCGCGATCTGGGCGGGCGAGGGCACGAGCACCAGACGGCTTCCATCATCCCCGACCAGATCGGCACAAACGAGATCGTTCGATGA